Sequence from the Longimicrobiales bacterium genome:
CGAAACCCGTTCCGCTCGACCTGCGCCTCGATCTCGCGCGGCGAATGCAGGTACGTCCGGAAACAGCTCCCGCGTACGCGGAACCATGCATTGCCCAGGCGCCTCCCGGCCCGCGTGATCCAGCGAACGCGAGGGTAGCTGAGGGCGTAGAGTCGCTGCGCCTTTGCCGCCGACGCGCGCACCAGTGCGGGCATGTCAGGATAACAGCACACGACGCGGTCGAGCGTAACGACATCCACGGGAGCGATCGTGTCGGCGAGGTCGACGAAGTCGCCATGATACTGCTCGATCCGATCGCCGTGACCCTGCCGTTCCGCCTCCTGCGCGGACGCCTCCAGATACGCACGCGACGCGTCCACGTGCACCGCGTGGTCGACTCCCGCACTCAGCAGCTCATGCTGCAGCGCACCGACGCCGCCGCCGATGTCCAGCAGCGTGCCCGCGGCCGCATCCTGTTCGCGCAGCGCGTGCAGCAGCTCGCGCGTGATGCCGGTCGG
This genomic interval carries:
- a CDS encoding class I SAM-dependent methyltransferase, with amino-acid sequence PTGITRELLHALREQDAAAGTLLDIGGGVGALQHELLSAGVDHAVHVDASRAYLEASAQEAERQGHGDRIEQYHGDFVDLADTIAPVDVVTLDRVVCCYPDMPALVRASAAKAQRLYALSYPRVRWITRAGRRLGNAWFRVRGSCFRTYLHSPREIEAQVERNGFRRIAAGRTLLWHAAVYRRVHAG